The nucleotide sequence CAGACAAGTTCAGCAACAGCTGATCATTCGGCTTATAAAAGACTACCGAAGTAAGTATGGAATGCGTACCGGTGGGATTAAACTCTATAAAGAATTAAAGGATGATATGAACCGACTCGGTATCAAAATAGGAAGAGATAAATTCTATCGAGTAATGCGAATGAATAACCTACTCGTTCCTAAATTAAAGCGATCCCATATTACAACCGATTCAAAACATCGATTCTTTAAATACAAAAACTTGATAAAGAATAAAGTACCTAGTAGACCTGAACAACTTTGGGTAAGCGATATCACCTATATCAAAACACAGAGTGGCCATAGTTACCTGGCTCTGGTCACAGACGCCTATTCAAAGCAAATTATGGGGTATAAACTAGCAAGCCATATGAAAACCTCTCTTTGTATAGATGCACTTAAAATGGCGCTTAAAAATAGAAAATACAAAAATCAGAAACTCATCCATCATTCCGATCGAGGAATTCAGTATTGTAATCCACTATATACCGGCTTCGCTGAGCAAGAAGGAATACTTATGAGTATGACCGAAAAGTATGATCCTTATGAAAATGCGATAGCAGAACGCATTAACAGAACACTCAAATATGAATACGATTTAAAACGTACCATAAAAAACACTAAATTAGCCAAGAAGATGGTCAAACGAGCCGTGGAAATTTATAACAATAAGCGACCACATTTTAGTCTCAAATTGAACACCCCTAACTTTGTTCATTTGAACAAAAATGTAGACTATCATTCCTACAAAAGGAACAAACAGAATTTAGAAGTATTGACCATTTAAAATGTCCAAAATTGAACCAAAAATGGTCAACCTATTTCAGTATAATACAAAAACGAAAAATGAAATTTTTAAGTTCCAAATTTTGATAAAAATGTAACTTTTTTTAAAAAAAGCCAACTAATACTTCAGTAATGAAAATGAAAAATAAATTATAATTTAAAAATAGATATGGATTATTTCTTTTGGGGTTTAATTGCAATAGGAGCTTTTTACAGTATAAAAGAATCTAAAACAAAAAAATTAAAAAAAATATTTATCGGATTATATGCTTCCATATTTATAATTGGATTTGCTTATTTATCTGGAGAACAAATCGGACAAGCTATTTATCATTTAAGCCACTCCAATTAGTTGACTAATTAATCATAGTATTTTACTATATAAGTTCCAATTAAAAAAAATAAATAAATTCAATGATTAATTAAAAGTAAATTTCAAAGATCTTAGGCATTTTTTTCAATTACTGGGACTCTAATATTTTTAGATTTTGCTCTGGAAACCGCAATATCTGAATGAAAAAACTCTAATTAAATTGATCAATAATAAATACTTTCTTTGATATTAATTAATGTCAAATTGAATCGATTTAAAAAATTGGAATTCTTATACAATACAATACGTGTCGCCACAGTATATAACAACGGTTATCACAAATAGCGGTATTTCGTAAAAAAGTGTATTTTAAAGTTCTAATAAACAAAGTTCTCAGTCGACAAATCCGCGTCCCTAACTCCGCAACTTGTGTTAACCGAGACCGTTGCCTTCAATTGCTCATAACAAAAAACTATGCGGATATTAATTGATAAAATATCGGATTAAAACAATCCAAAATCGATTAAATTCAATCACTTTTTTTTAAATCAAAAATTATAGAAAATAAAAACTATTTGATAAAGATTTCTAATAATTAATAGTTTAAAAAGAACAATTTAAACTCAATTTGATAGAAAAAATAAATCTAAACAAGCGAAAATTGATAAAATTCAGTCGTTTTTTCTAAAATTCAATCTTCTGGAAAAAAATGATGAAAATTAATTCTGACAAACAAAATCTAAAGAAAAAAAGCTTACTCAAACCGAAAATAAAATTGATGAAACTCTAGAATCCAAAAAAAATTAATTCAAAACGGATGATTTTAAAGTCGATTTTCTAATTTAACTTCTCTCCTACTCGTTTATTGAGTAACAAATGAAAATTCAATGACTTTTAATAAAATAATG is from Zunongwangia endophytica and encodes:
- a CDS encoding IS3 family transposase — its product is MIKCFGISKQAFYKQLRSQKTRQVQQQLIIRLIKDYRSKYGMRTGGIKLYKELKDDMNRLGIKIGRDKFYRVMRMNNLLVPKLKRSHITTDSKHRFFKYKNLIKNKVPSRPEQLWVSDITYIKTQSGHSYLALVTDAYSKQIMGYKLASHMKTSLCIDALKMALKNRKYKNQKLIHHSDRGIQYCNPLYTGFAEQEGILMSMTEKYDPYENAIAERINRTLKYEYDLKRTIKNTKLAKKMVKRAVEIYNNKRPHFSLKLNTPNFVHLNKNVDYHSYKRNKQNLEVLTI